A genomic window from Helicobacter pylori includes:
- a CDS encoding GNAT family N-acetyltransferase encodes MTIKVFSPEYLNELEDFYAERIADNPLGFIQRLDLLPSISEFVQKLHEHGGEFFEMRDKGKLIGICGLNHVNPKEAELCKFHIKTAYQSQGLGQKLYESVEKYASIKGYTKISLHVSKSQIKACNLYQKLGFLQIKEEDCVVKLGKETLIFPTIFMEKILS; translated from the coding sequence ATGACTATCAAAGTTTTTTCGCCTGAGTATCTTAATGAATTAGAGGATTTTTACGCTGAGCGCATCGCTGATAACCCTTTAGGGTTTATCCAACGCTTGGATCTTTTACCCAGCATTAGCGAATTTGTTCAAAAATTGCACGAGCATGGCGGGGAATTTTTTGAAATGAGGGATAAGGGGAAGCTCATTGGGATTTGCGGGCTTAATCATGTCAATCCAAAAGAAGCAGAGTTGTGCAAATTCCACATAAAAACCGCTTATCAATCTCAAGGGTTGGGTCAAAAACTCTATGAAAGCGTGGAGAAATACGCTTCTATTAAGGGCTATACTAAAATCTCTCTGCATGTGAGCAAGAGCCAGATCAAGGCATGCAACCTCTATCAAAAATTGGGTTTTTTGCAAATCAAAGAAGAGGATTGCGTGGTGAAATTGGGCAAAGAGACTTTAATTTTCCCTACGATTTTTATGGAAAAGATTTTGTCTTAA
- a CDS encoding polyprenyl synthetase family protein: MNSPNLSFYHNECERFEGFLKNHHPHLESFHPYLEKAFFEMVLNGGKRFRPKLFLAVLCALVGKKDYLNQQTEYFKIALSIECLHTYSLIHDDLPCMDNAALRRNHPTLHAKYDETTAVLIGDALNTYSFELLSNALLESHIIVELVKILSANGGIKGMILGQALDCYFENTPLNLEQLTFLHEHKTAKLISASLMMGLVASGNKDEELFKWLQDFGLKMGLCFQVLDDIIDVTQDEKESGKTTHLDSAKNSFVNLLGLEKASAYAQTLKTEILNDLNALKPTHILLKENLNALLNTLFKGKT, translated from the coding sequence ATGAATAGCCCTAATTTATCCTTTTATCATAACGAGTGCGAGCGTTTTGAAGGCTTTTTAAAAAACCACCATCCACACCTTGAAAGCTTCCACCCTTATTTGGAAAAAGCCTTTTTTGAAATGGTGCTTAATGGAGGCAAAAGGTTTCGCCCCAAGCTTTTTTTAGCCGTGCTTTGTGCTTTAGTGGGTAAAAAAGATTATTTAAACCAACAAACAGAATATTTTAAAATCGCTTTAAGCATTGAATGCTTGCACACTTATTCGCTCATTCATGACGATTTGCCTTGCATGGATAATGCCGCTTTAAGAAGAAACCACCCCACTTTACACGCTAAATACGATGAAACCACAGCCGTTTTAATCGGCGATGCGCTCAACACCTACTCTTTTGAATTGCTCTCAAACGCTTTATTGGAAAGCCATATCATTGTGGAATTAGTCAAAATCTTAAGCGCTAATGGGGGGATTAAAGGCATGATTTTAGGGCAGGCTTTGGATTGTTATTTTGAAAACACGCCCTTAAATTTAGAGCAACTCACTTTCTTGCACGAGCATAAAACCGCTAAATTGATTAGCGCAAGCTTGATGATGGGGCTTGTTGCAAGCGGCAATAAAGATGAAGAACTTTTCAAATGGCTTCAAGATTTTGGGTTAAAAATGGGTCTTTGCTTTCAAGTGTTAGATGATATTATAGATGTTACACAAGATGAAAAAGAAAGCGGTAAAACCACTCATTTAGACAGCGCTAAAAACAGCTTTGTGAATTTATTAGGGCTAGAAAAGGCGAGCGCTTACGCCCAAACTTTAAAAACAGAGATTTTAAACGATTTAAATGCATTAAAACCCACTCATATTTTATTGAAAGAAAATTTAAACGCATTACTAAACACTCTATTTAAAGGCAAAACATGA
- the htpX gene encoding zinc metalloprotease HtpX, with protein MRKEKITMNFEKIIAQNRLKTNAVLITYGVIFALIGLLVDVVRINANDLGITLFKLITFQISPTITIVMFLVAFVVIIVCIQNFSSIMLSGDEYKLIDPSKVLSSKENQIHSLLLELLKEAKLHFEPKLYIINAPYMNAFASGWNETNSLIALTSALIERLDRDELKAVIAHELSHIRHNDIRLTMCVGILSNIMLLAANFSVYFFMGNRKNSGANLARMILWVLQIILPFLTLILQMYLSRTREYMADSGAAFLMHDSKPMIRALQKISNDYKENDYKEIDTNSTRSAAYLFNAEMFSTHPSIKNRIQSLSRRVV; from the coding sequence ATGAGAAAGGAGAAAATAACGATGAATTTTGAAAAGATTATCGCGCAAAACAGGCTCAAAACGAATGCGGTTTTAATCACTTATGGCGTGATTTTTGCTTTGATTGGGTTGTTAGTGGATGTTGTTAGAATCAACGCTAACGATTTAGGCATAACCCTTTTTAAACTCATCACTTTTCAAATTTCCCCTACCATTACTATTGTCATGTTTTTAGTGGCTTTTGTCGTTATTATTGTTTGCATTCAAAATTTTAGCTCTATCATGTTAAGCGGTGATGAATACAAGCTTATTGATCCAAGCAAAGTTTTAAGCTCTAAAGAAAATCAAATCCATAGCCTTTTATTAGAGCTTTTAAAAGAAGCTAAACTTCATTTTGAACCCAAACTCTATATCATTAACGCCCCTTACATGAACGCTTTTGCGAGCGGTTGGAATGAAACTAATTCCCTTATCGCTCTTACAAGCGCTTTAATAGAAAGGTTGGATAGAGATGAATTAAAAGCCGTGATCGCTCATGAACTCAGCCACATCAGGCACAATGACATCCGCTTGACCATGTGCGTGGGGATTTTAAGCAATATCATGCTGTTAGCGGCTAATTTTAGCGTGTATTTTTTCATGGGGAATCGCAAGAATAGCGGGGCGAATTTAGCGCGAATGATTTTATGGGTTTTGCAAATCATTTTGCCTTTTTTAACGCTCATTTTGCAAATGTATTTGAGCCGCACACGAGAATACATGGCCGATAGCGGGGCGGCCTTTTTGATGCATGATAGTAAGCCCATGATCAGAGCCTTACAAAAAATTTCTAACGATTACAAAGAAAACGATTATAAAGAAATAGACACTAATAGCACCCGATCAGCGGCTTATCTTTTTAACGCTGAAATGTTTAGCACCCACCCTAGCATTAAAAATCGTATCCAATCTTTATCCAGGCGCGTTGTTTAA
- a CDS encoding amino acid ABC transporter substrate-binding protein translates to MKKVLCLIISLFWGFLNASSLYEKLINKETISVGTEGIYPPFTYHDKEGKLTGYDVEVARELAKELGVKIKFHETSWDIMLTGLKSGRFDMVANQVSLTTKKRQATFDKSLPYSYSGTIMLVRKDENRIKDIKDIKGLRAANTLSSTYGEIAFKYDAQIVSVDSMAQALLLVAQKRADLTLNSSLAILNYLNTHKNNPFKIAWESKEKDGGASFVINKHQEKALELINQAMQKLINKGVLKRLGEQFFGKDVSQP, encoded by the coding sequence ATGAAAAAAGTTTTATGCTTGATAATAAGCCTTTTTTGGGGTTTTTTGAACGCTTCTAGCTTGTATGAAAAACTTATCAATAAAGAAACGATCAGCGTTGGCACAGAGGGCATTTACCCCCCTTTCACTTACCATGACAAAGAGGGTAAGCTCACCGGCTATGATGTGGAAGTGGCTAGGGAGCTGGCTAAAGAGCTTGGCGTGAAAATCAAATTCCACGAAACTTCATGGGATATTATGCTTACAGGCTTGAAATCAGGGCGTTTTGATATGGTCGCTAATCAAGTGAGTTTGACGACTAAAAAACGCCAAGCGACTTTTGATAAAAGCTTGCCTTATAGCTACTCAGGCACAATCATGCTCGTTAGGAAAGATGAAAATCGCATTAAAGACATCAAAGATATTAAAGGCTTGAGAGCGGCTAACACTTTAAGCTCCACTTATGGGGAGATCGCTTTCAAATACGACGCTCAAATCGTTTCAGTGGATTCTATGGCGCAAGCGTTGTTATTAGTGGCGCAAAAACGAGCCGACTTGACCTTAAATAGTTCTTTAGCCATTTTAAACTACCTAAACACCCACAAAAACAACCCCTTTAAAATCGCATGGGAGTCCAAAGAAAAAGATGGGGGTGCTTCCTTTGTCATTAACAAACACCAAGAAAAAGCCCTAGAGCTTATCAACCAAGCGATGCAAAAATTGATCAATAAAGGGGTTTTGAAACGCTTGGGCGAACAATTTTTTGGAAAAGATGTCAGCCAGCCCTAA
- the alr gene encoding alanine racemase: protein MLKRASFVEVDTSSLRHNFNAVKNAIPKDAHIMAVVKANAYGVGAIKASEIFLQEGAHYLGVATLDEALELRFHFPKTPILILGYSPNSNAQMLVDNHLSAMIFSLEQAEVFSQIALKSQKRLKVHLKIDTGMHRLGLEPNFKSVEIIKKIQALKGLEVEGIFTHLSNADANIKTHAKNQMKAFNAFLEQLLDQKIEFQYRHAYNSAGILSLCNNNEDRFLNLYRPGIMLYGFYPSNEMKGSCPTILKNVISLKAQIVQIKRVKKGEFIGYGKHFYTNEETLVGVLALGYADGLARALGNRIQVVINNQLAPLIGKVCMDQCFIKLNGIEAKEGDEVILFGDKSTKANDANEIATLLNTIPYEVISTLSKRLERVYA, encoded by the coding sequence ATGTTAAAAAGGGCGAGTTTTGTGGAGGTGGACACTTCTTCTTTAAGGCATAATTTTAATGCGGTCAAAAACGCTATCCCTAAAGACGCTCATATCATGGCGGTTGTCAAGGCGAACGCTTATGGGGTGGGAGCGATTAAAGCGAGCGAGATTTTTTTGCAAGAGGGGGCGCATTATTTAGGGGTAGCAACCTTAGATGAAGCCTTAGAATTGCGTTTTCATTTTCCTAAAACCCCTATTTTGATTTTGGGTTATAGCCCTAATTCTAACGCTCAAATGTTGGTTGACAATCATTTGAGTGCCATGATTTTTAGCCTTGAACAAGCGGAGGTTTTTTCTCAAATAGCTTTAAAATCCCAAAAACGCTTGAAAGTGCATCTCAAAATTGATACCGGAATGCACCGCTTGGGTTTAGAGCCTAATTTTAAAAGCGTAGAAATCATTAAAAAAATCCAAGCTTTAAAGGGTTTGGAAGTGGAGGGGATTTTCACGCATTTAAGCAACGCTGATGCCAATATCAAAACCCATGCTAAAAACCAGATGAAAGCCTTTAACGCTTTTTTAGAGCAGCTTTTGGATCAAAAAATAGAGTTCCAATACCGCCATGCTTATAATTCCGCCGGCATCCTTTCTTTGTGCAACAACAATGAAGATCGCTTTTTAAACCTTTATCGCCCAGGGATCATGCTCTATGGCTTCTACCCTTCTAATGAAATGAAAGGATCGTGTCCCACGATCTTAAAAAATGTTATCAGTTTAAAAGCTCAAATCGTTCAAATCAAACGAGTCAAAAAAGGCGAGTTTATTGGCTATGGCAAGCATTTTTACACGAATGAAGAAACTTTAGTGGGTGTTTTAGCGCTAGGGTATGCGGACGGGTTAGCGCGCGCTTTGGGCAATCGCATTCAAGTCGTAATCAATAACCAACTAGCCCCCTTGATCGGTAAAGTGTGCATGGATCAATGCTTTATTAAACTTAATGGCATTGAAGCTAAAGAGGGCGATGAAGTCATTTTGTTTGGGGATAAAAGCACCAAAGCTAACGACGCAAATGAAATCGCTACGCTTTTAAACACTATTCCTTATGAAGTCATCAGCACCCTATCCAAACGCTTGGAGCGCGTTTATGCGTGA
- a CDS encoding 6-pyruvoyl trahydropterin synthase family protein, which produces MIIRRLYKFCASHVVRNCSSLKCAQNIHGHNYEVEVFIETNRLDSANMALDFGLMQQEMQTFIDSFDHAHHFWDKESIEFQRFIENHCVRYVKCSFNLSAESYALMFLYYLSRILQKSVFSNNEGELKVSSVRVHETKNGYAESFLKDLENPHFKALVHPHCISFSQGIQSSWQDKDFFNKIISGKEKCFFHAKPLHQIP; this is translated from the coding sequence ATGATTATTCGGCGATTGTATAAATTTTGCGCTAGCCATGTGGTGCGCAATTGCTCTTCTTTAAAATGCGCTCAAAATATCCATGGGCATAATTATGAAGTGGAAGTCTTTATTGAAACCAACCGCTTAGATAGCGCGAACATGGCGCTAGATTTTGGATTGATGCAACAAGAAATGCAAACCTTTATAGACTCCTTTGATCATGCCCATCATTTTTGGGATAAAGAAAGCATTGAATTCCAGCGTTTTATAGAAAATCATTGCGTGCGTTACGTGAAATGCTCGTTTAATTTGAGTGCGGAGAGTTACGCTCTCATGTTTTTATACTACCTTTCACGCATTTTACAAAAAAGCGTTTTTTCTAATAACGAAGGGGAGTTAAAAGTCTCTAGCGTGCGCGTGCATGAGACCAAAAACGGCTATGCTGAAAGCTTTTTAAAAGATTTAGAAAACCCCCACTTTAAAGCTTTAGTGCATCCACATTGCATTTCCTTTTCGCAAGGCATTCAAAGCTCGTGGCAAGACAAGGACTTTTTCAATAAAATCATTAGCGGTAAAGAAAAATGCTTTTTTCACGCTAAACCCTTACACCAAATCCCTTAA
- a CDS encoding amino acid ABC transporter permease, translated as MSASPNLSLFFESLDLSKERLELLLEAFYPMLKAAFCISLPLAIISFILGLWLAIVVALIKIAPPKRFIHRALLAGVNFYVSIIRGTPLLVQIVVVFYGLPALGVYMDPIPAGIIAFSFNVGAYASETLRASFLSVPKDQWDSSLSLGLNYLQTFWHVIFFQALKVATPSLSNTFISLFKETSLASVVTIAEVFRIAQQKANASYDFLPIYLEAALIYWLFCLVLEIIQKRVEKILN; from the coding sequence ATGTCAGCCAGCCCTAATTTGTCTTTGTTTTTTGAATCTTTAGATTTGAGCAAAGAGCGTTTGGAATTGTTATTAGAGGCTTTTTACCCCATGCTAAAAGCCGCTTTTTGTATTTCTTTGCCTTTGGCGATCATTTCTTTTATTTTGGGTTTATGGCTCGCTATTGTGGTAGCGCTCATTAAGATTGCACCCCCTAAACGCTTTATTCATAGGGCTTTATTAGCGGGCGTGAATTTCTATGTGTCAATCATCAGAGGCACGCCTTTATTGGTCCAAATCGTGGTGGTGTTTTATGGTTTGCCCGCTCTTGGGGTGTATATGGATCCAATCCCGGCAGGCATCATTGCGTTTTCCTTTAATGTGGGGGCATACGCTTCAGAGACTTTGAGAGCGAGCTTTCTTTCTGTCCCTAAAGATCAATGGGATTCTAGCTTGAGTTTGGGTTTGAATTACTTGCAAACCTTTTGGCATGTCATCTTTTTTCAAGCGCTCAAAGTCGCCACGCCCAGCTTGAGTAACACTTTCATCAGCCTTTTTAAAGAAACTTCTTTAGCTTCGGTGGTTACCATTGCAGAGGTTTTTAGAATCGCACAGCAAAAAGCTAACGCTAGCTATGACTTTCTCCCTATTTATTTAGAAGCCGCTTTGATTTACTGGCTTTTTTGCTTGGTTTTAGAGATCATTCAAAAGCGTGTGGAGAAAATCTTAAATTAG
- the folE gene encoding GTP cyclohydrolase I FolE, giving the protein MENFFNQFFENIGEDKNREGLKDTPKRVQELWNFLYKGYKQDPRVALKSAYFQGVCDEMIIAQRIEFYSTCEHHLLPFFGNISLGYIPKEKIVGISAIAKLIEIYSKRLQIQERLTTQIAETFDEIIEPRGVIVICEAKHLCMSMQGVQKQNAIIKTSALRGLFKKDPKTRAEFMQLLKS; this is encoded by the coding sequence ATGGAAAATTTTTTCAACCAATTTTTTGAAAACATCGGCGAAGACAAGAACAGAGAAGGCCTAAAAGACACGCCTAAAAGGGTTCAAGAATTATGGAATTTCTTGTATAAAGGCTATAAACAAGACCCTAGAGTGGCTTTAAAAAGCGCGTATTTTCAAGGCGTTTGCGATGAAATGATCATAGCTCAACGCATTGAATTTTACTCCACTTGCGAGCATCATTTACTCCCTTTTTTTGGGAATATTAGCTTGGGATATATCCCTAAAGAAAAGATTGTCGGCATTAGCGCGATCGCTAAACTCATTGAAATTTATAGCAAACGCCTGCAAATCCAAGAAAGATTGACCACTCAAATTGCAGAAACCTTTGATGAAATCATAGAACCAAGGGGCGTGATTGTGATTTGTGAGGCCAAGCATTTGTGCATGAGCATGCAAGGGGTGCAAAAGCAAAATGCGATCATTAAAACAAGCGCGTTGAGAGGCCTGTTCAAAAAAGACCCTAAAACCAGAGCTGAATTTATGCAACTCTTAAAATCTTAG
- a CDS encoding DUF262 domain-containing protein, whose protein sequence is MGVFLDKSIKDVIDELNVRYFLPDIQREYVWLKKANEKKIEQLFDSILRGYPIGSFLFWKLQKEDIAKSDEQDSDKLNFQLYQFITNYDERKPHNEKIRIEQIKRDDLSVVLDGQQRLTSLYIGLKGTRTLKKKNARNDNPNAYEEKRLYLNLKHQPNMDNPKDNYQFEFHAKKPENDKKHWWFKVGDILELESLLNYAQEHGLKDNELKLLEKLNDAFRTKQLISYFEETEKNLNKVLNIFIRVNSGGVKLSYSDLLMSILTASFSSDIRERMNELVDALKDKGFSKMEQDQVLKTCLLLIGKDTTFELNNFNKNNIREIEDNWEKITESIYSAAKLLETFGYVKYLGSAYILSSLAYFYFLNPKMDKNDKEQALKFVRNAQITSYFTPSTDTKLGIIANSMKDAQTFERFNHNLAKHETSPLKITNDTIEEEVMCSSSDAKVFPILQILYPNLNYQTTTFHIDHIYPKSKFNEKNKKLNKDFSKWGNHLFNLQLLEGAKNSTKKDKDPEVWLKEEYKDQQAIEEYKKRNYIDPTLELEWENIEEFRKKREEAIIKRLKEVLLSQS, encoded by the coding sequence ATGGGTGTGTTTTTGGATAAGAGCATTAAAGATGTGATAGATGAATTGAATGTTCGTTATTTTTTGCCTGACATTCAGCGTGAGTATGTGTGGCTCAAAAAAGCCAATGAAAAAAAGATAGAGCAACTTTTTGACTCCATTCTTAGGGGTTATCCTATCGGCTCTTTTTTATTTTGGAAATTACAAAAAGAGGATATAGCCAAGAGCGACGAACAAGATAGCGATAAACTCAATTTCCAACTTTACCAATTCATTACAAACTACGATGAGCGAAAGCCCCACAATGAAAAAATCCGTATTGAACAAATCAAGCGCGATGATTTGTCTGTTGTCCTAGATGGCCAACAACGCTTAACATCGCTTTATATCGGGCTTAAAGGCACTAGAACGCTTAAAAAAAAGAACGCTAGAAACGATAACCCTAACGCTTATGAAGAGAAGCGTTTGTATTTGAACTTGAAACACCAACCAAACATGGACAATCCAAAAGACAATTACCAGTTTGAATTTCATGCCAAAAAGCCTGAAAACGATAAGAAACATTGGTGGTTTAAGGTGGGGGATATTTTAGAGTTGGAAAGTCTTTTGAATTATGCGCAAGAACATGGTTTAAAAGATAATGAATTGAAACTTCTAGAAAAGCTAAACGATGCTTTTCGCACCAAACAACTCATCTCATATTTTGAAGAAACGGAAAAAAATCTTAATAAAGTTTTAAATATCTTTATCCGTGTCAATAGTGGTGGGGTCAAGTTAAGCTATTCTGATTTATTGATGTCTATTTTGACAGCAAGTTTTTCAAGCGATATTAGAGAAAGAATGAACGAGCTAGTGGATGCCTTAAAAGACAAAGGCTTTTCAAAAATGGAACAAGACCAAGTGCTAAAAACCTGCTTGCTTCTCATTGGTAAAGACACTACTTTTGAATTAAATAATTTTAATAAAAATAATATCAGAGAAATTGAAGACAATTGGGAAAAAATTACAGAAAGCATTTATAGTGCTGCAAAATTATTAGAAACTTTTGGTTATGTAAAATATCTAGGTTCAGCTTATATTCTATCTAGTTTGGCTTATTTTTATTTTTTAAATCCAAAAATGGATAAGAACGATAAAGAACAAGCCCTAAAATTTGTCCGTAACGCTCAAATCACGAGTTATTTTACTCCTTCAACGGACACAAAATTAGGCATCATAGCCAATAGCATGAAAGATGCGCAAACCTTTGAGCGATTCAACCACAATTTAGCCAAACATGAAACAAGCCCTTTAAAAATCACTAATGATACTATAGAAGAAGAAGTGATGTGTTCTAGTAGCGATGCTAAAGTCTTTCCCATCTTGCAAATCTTATACCCAAACTTGAACTACCAAACCACCACTTTTCATATAGACCATATTTATCCAAAATCCAAGTTTAATGAGAAAAATAAAAAATTAAATAAAGATTTCTCTAAGTGGGGGAATCATTTATTCAACCTCCAGCTTTTAGAAGGTGCAAAAAACAGCACCAAAAAGGATAAAGACCCCGAAGTGTGGCTCAAAGAAGAATATAAAGATCAGCAAGCCATAGAAGAGTATAAAAAAAGAAACTATATTGACCCTACCTTAGAGTTAGAATGGGAAAATATAGAGGAATTTCGTAAAAAAAGAGAAGAAGCCATCATTAAAAGATTAAAGGAAGTGTTATTATCTCAGTCTTAA
- a CDS encoding 7-carboxy-7-deazaguanine synthase QueE, which translates to MKLPVVESFFSLQGEGKRIGKPSLFLRLGGCNLSCKGFGCETLLNDEILTGCDSLYAVHPKFKTSWDYYNEPKSLIERLARLTPNHKNFDFILTGGEPSLYFNNPILLSVLEHFHRQKIPLFVESNGSIFFEFSPILKELHFTLSVKLSLSLEKENKRINLKALQNILNNAKSVHFKFVLDSKNAVQSIAEIQSLLKQLSLKNNEIFLMPLGATNNELDKNLKTLAPLAIEHGFRLSDRLHIRLWDNKKGF; encoded by the coding sequence ATGAAACTCCCGGTCGTTGAGAGCTTTTTTTCCTTACAAGGCGAAGGAAAAAGGATAGGCAAGCCCAGTCTTTTTTTGCGTTTAGGGGGGTGTAACCTTTCTTGCAAAGGATTTGGTTGTGAAACCTTATTGAACGATGAAATTTTAACAGGTTGCGATAGTTTGTATGCGGTGCATCCTAAATTTAAAACATCTTGGGATTATTATAATGAGCCTAAATCCTTGATTGAGCGATTAGCCCGTTTAACCCCCAATCACAAGAATTTTGATTTCATTCTCACAGGCGGGGAGCCAAGCTTGTATTTCAATAACCCTATTTTATTGAGTGTTTTAGAGCATTTCCACCGCCAAAAAATCCCTTTATTTGTGGAGAGTAACGGCTCTATTTTTTTTGAATTTAGCCCTATTTTGAAAGAATTGCATTTCACCTTAAGCGTCAAGCTCTCTTTATCTTTAGAAAAAGAAAACAAACGAATCAACCTTAAAGCCCTACAAAATATCTTAAATAACGCTAAAAGCGTGCATTTTAAATTTGTTTTGGACAGCAAAAACGCCGTGCAATCTATCGCAGAAATTCAAAGCCTTTTGAAACAACTCTCCTTAAAAAACAATGAAATCTTTTTAATGCCTTTAGGCGCAACTAACAACGAATTAGACAAAAATCTAAAAACCCTAGCCCCCCTAGCCATAGAGCATGGCTTTAGATTGAGCGATAGGCTTCATATCCGCTTGTGGGACAACAAAAAAGGGTTTTAA
- the surE gene encoding 5'/3'-nucleotidase SurE, with protein MKKILLTNDDGYHAKGIKALEQALEKMAEIYVVAPKHEKSACSQCITITAPLRAEKIKGKEGRHYRIDDGTPSDCVYLAINELFKHVSFDLVISGINLGSNMGEDTIYSGTVAGAIEGTIQGVPSIAISQILSNKNKNTPLSFDLAQKIIQDLVQNIFTKGYPLKGRKLLNVNIPNCSLQEYQGECITPKGYRVYKKEVHRRTDPKNESYFWLGLHPLEWQKRENEERLSDFDAIALNHVSITPLNLDLTSYDDLKSLESWHRGMLK; from the coding sequence ATGAAAAAAATTTTACTCACTAACGATGATGGCTATCATGCAAAAGGCATTAAAGCTTTAGAACAAGCCCTAGAAAAGATGGCAGAAATTTATGTGGTCGCCCCCAAACATGAAAAAAGCGCATGTTCGCAATGCATCACCATTACCGCGCCTTTAAGAGCCGAAAAAATTAAGGGCAAAGAAGGCAGGCATTATAGGATTGATGATGGCACGCCAAGCGATTGCGTGTATTTGGCTATCAATGAGTTGTTTAAACATGTTTCTTTTGATTTAGTGATTTCAGGGATCAATCTTGGATCTAACATGGGCGAAGACACGATTTATTCAGGAACGGTGGCCGGAGCGATTGAAGGCACCATCCAAGGCGTGCCTTCCATTGCGATTTCCCAAATCCTTTCTAACAAAAATAAAAACACTCCCTTAAGTTTTGATCTGGCTCAAAAGATTATCCAAGATTTAGTCCAAAACATTTTCACCAAAGGCTACCCTTTAAAAGGGCGCAAACTCTTAAACGTGAATATCCCCAATTGCTCCTTACAAGAATATCAGGGCGAATGCATCACCCCTAAAGGCTATAGAGTGTATAAAAAAGAAGTGCACAGGCGCACAGACCCCAAAAATGAAAGCTATTTTTGGCTAGGGTTGCACCCTTTAGAATGGCAAAAGCGTGAAAATGAAGAAAGACTCTCTGATTTTGACGCTATCGCTTTAAACCATGTTTCTATCACGCCCTTAAATTTAGACTTAACGAGTTATGACGATTTGAAAAGCTTGGAATCTTGGCATAGGGGAATGTTAAAGTGA